Proteins encoded together in one Amblyomma americanum isolate KBUSLIRL-KWMA chromosome 1, ASM5285725v1, whole genome shotgun sequence window:
- the LOC144106992 gene encoding uncharacterized protein LOC144106992 produces the protein MAAEIVVLDGVQTLAYPELGPDGMPVFEEGLPVYVTDGGVRLRLAIREQEAAGAVGSDSAESREQEAAAVSSDSAQTDELWPKQKTLLLIQLYKEFKESPGRRLKTKKQMWEMLAAKITEVFGGNLTPSQIENKWRTLERGYKRVREHNSRSGNDRRSCEFEE, from the exons ATGGCTGCTGAAATCGTTGTGCTGGACGGAGTGCAGACGCTCGCGTACCCGGAGCTTGGCCCGGACGGCATGCCCGTCTTTGAAGAAGGATTGCCGGTTTATGTCACTGATG GTGGCGTTCGACTGCGGCTTGCAATTCGCGAGCAGGAAGCTGCAGGTGCAGTTGGCTCAGACAGCGCCGAATCTCGCGAGCAGGAAGCAGCAGCTGTCAGCTCAGACAGTGCTCAGACAGATGAGCTTTGGCCGAAGCAGAAGACTCTGCTCCTCATTCAACTCTATAAGGAGTTCAAAGAGAGCCCCGGGAGGCGACTAAAGACCaagaaacaaatgtgggagatgctGGCGGCGAAGATTACCGAGGTTTTCGGAGGCAACCTGACACCAAGTCAAATCGAAAATAAGTGGCGAACGCTAGAGCGGGGTTACAAGCGAGTGCGGGAGCACAATTCTCGTTCTGGTAACGACCGTAGGTCGTGCGAGTTTGAAGAGTGA